CATCAAAGATGGGGGCGGTGTCCTCACCTTTTTCGACTTTCTGGATATAGTAGATGTTTGGGGTACCCGGATGAATTTCCATGGCATCTTCGGCCATTGCGGCCGGGGCGCTCATGTATTCGGGAAGGGGTTCCAGATCCACGATTACCTTTTCTGCAGCGGCCTTGGCGTTTTTCTCGGTGTCGGCGCAGACAATGGCAATGGCATCACCATACTGGAATACTTTTTCATCACAGAGGATGGGGCGGTCCCAGCCGTCGCCTTTATTTGTGGGGAAAGTGATCAGACCGGAGATCCGGTTTTTACCCAGGACATCTTTGTGGGTGACAACTTTGTAAACACCGGGCATTTTTTCAGCTTCGGAGGTATCAATGGATTTGATATTTGCATGGGAAATTTTGGCCTGAACCAATGCCATTCTCAGTGTGCCTTCGGGCATTTTGATGCCCAGATCCGCGCCGAAATCATAGGTACCGGTAACCTTGGCAACAGCAGTGGGACGGGGATATTTGGTGCCCCAGATCCGTCCGTCTTCGGGGATCTTGAACAACAGGTCATCCATGCTCATTTTGCCGTTAAGTACCTTGGCGGCGTCCATGACGGAATCCACCAGCTGCTTGTAGCCGGTGCAGCGGCAGGCGTTTCTGTATTTCTGGAACCAGTCCCGGACATCCTCGCGGGAGGGGTCTGGGTTGGTGTCAAGCAGAGCCTTGGAAGATACGATGAAACCCGGGGTGCAAAAACCGCACTGGGCACCGCCATGGGCAATCCATGCCGCCTGGATGGGGTGAAGGTTGTCCGGTGTGCCGATGCCTTCAATGGTGGTGATCTCGGCATAGTCCGGTACCCGTTTCATTTTGGTAACACAGGAACGCACCAGCTTAGAATTCAGAATAACGTTGCAGGCGCCACACTGTCCTTGATCGCAGCCCACTTTAACCCCGGTGGTGGAGCATCCAACCCGAAGCACCGTGGAAAGTTTGTCATCCTCGTTTACAAAAACGGTTCTCTCAATACCGTTTACCATCAGTTTTTTACCGATCATGTCAATCTCCTTGTCTATTTTTAATCAAAAGGAGGGCTTTGGGCCGGAATCATTGTGCGTTTTGTTCGGGAGGTATACCAGAAACATTGTGCGTCTAAACCGGAGGGAGGGAAAGCCCATCTTTTGTCTTTTGTCCCCTTTTGTATGTATCTGTACATATTAGTCAAGATTTTAATAAATTAGTGATTGCTATGACTAATAATAACTTAAAATAACTTTTAAGAATACAATCCTACATGGGGTCAAATCTTAAAAATAAGCGCTGGCATAACAAAAGAAACCTTATAATTATAACCGTTTAGAATAGAACACACGGAGGCGGTTTTTCAGATAGCTGCCCCCAAGAACGTCTCAAATGGAATCATTTACAGGCACGACAACATCTGTTTACGATATAAAATATCTATTTACGAATTTACTATATTTACTTACGATACAAAAACATCTATTTACGAAATAGATGTCACGTAAAAGCAACACAAAGGACAATAAAAACAGTGCGCCACATACAAAAACTCAGACGAATCACAGGACCCTATAATCTCAATACCTATTTTCTGGTGTGCAAAAAATCACGCAAGGCAGTCATTATTGATCCGGGTGGAAAAGTTGAAGAAATAGCCGGTTTCATAATGGAAAACGACATTATCCCTGATAAAGTCCTGCTGACCCATGGCCATGCAGATCAATTCTTTTCCATGGAGGCATTCAAAAAAATTGCAGGGATACCCTATTGCCTGCACGAGGCGGATGATGATTTTTTTAAAAAGCCGGAGATCAGAAGTAAAATGAAACGCTCACTTGGCCTGCCCCCGCCCTACCCGGCAGATATCAGGATGAAAGACGGAGATACAGTTGACTTTGGCTGTTGTGAACTGAGTGTGATTCACACCCCCGGGCATACGCCCGGTTCGGTCTGTCTGCTGTGCGAGGACCATCTATTTACCGGGGATACTCTCTTTGTGGGAGAAGCCGGGCGTACGGACCTGCCTGGCGGAAATCTAAACTGCCTAATCGACTCCATCCGGGTTAAAATACTGCCCCTTGACAAAAAAACCGTGATCCTTCCGGCCCATCACCATACCAATGATCCGCCCCGGTCAACCCTCGAACAGGAGATGAAGACCAATATCCATATCACCGATTTCATACTGGATGAATTCTGAGAAACAGTTATGTTTATACGGTTCCCGGCCAAAAAAAGCAGACTGAACTTCGGCCCATTATTTTAACATCAAACACCTTTTGGGCAGATCGGTATCCGGCAGCACCGGCACACACCATCAAAGGCAGCAGATGCTCTTCCCGGGGGTGGCAATGCCTTGCTGCGGGGGCTTGTTCCCAGTTAAGCAGCTTTTCTCTGTGCTGTTCAGGGGATGTGTTCTCATCGGCACAAATTTTTTTAAGCCAATCCTGAAAAGCCCTGTTTTGTGGATCCGGTACCGATGGAGATCCCGGGCCTGCCTGCAGATCAAAGCCTCGCATATTGTGAAAAGAAAATCCGGAACCTAGAAGCCAAACACTATCTTCAAGCAGTGGTCTCAGCGCCTGCCCCATTAACAGGTGCCTTTCGGCATCCAGGCCTTTGCACAAGGAAACCTGGATGCAGGGGATATCCGCTTCGGGCAGCATCAGGCTCAAAGGGATATACACCCCATGATCAAACCCACGTTTGTCTTCTGCCTTCACCTTGATGCCGGCATCTTCCATCAGCACCACGGCTTTATGTGCCAGCTCAGGATGACCGGCAGCCGGATACTCAATCTCATAAGCTTTCTGGGGAAACCCATAATAATCGTAAACCAGCTCAGGGGTAGGGTGGCTGGTTACCATAACAGGATCACCTTCCCAATGGGCGGAAATCACCACCACCGCCTCAGGTTTAGGCAGCATTGCAGCAAGTTCTGTTAAAAATGCGTTCATGGCGTCATGCCCGGTATGCCCCAGAAGGGGTAAAGGGCCACCGCCATGGGGGATATAAATAATAGCGCTGTCAGCTTTTGGTGTCGTCATCCGACCTCCTTTGGGAAATGGTATATCGAACCTGTACTTTTTTATGTTTGTCATCCGGCCGCAGGGTGGCAGGGCTCATAACCAGTGGCACATAAGCAAGGCCTGACGTTGTTAAATTCTCAAGGGGAATTTTCTCGGTAAACACCGTAGTTACGCTGTCCAGACTAAGCTCTCCACCTTTTATATTAACTGTCTCGGGAACAACCTTGATTCGGGTCATGATCAGACCATCCGGCAATTTTCCTGAAAAATCAGCCTGTACCGGCACTTGTTTTTCCGCCATGGTGTCCAGGGTCAACTCCACCTGATCCGGTTCTATATTTTTCAGACGGATCCCAGGCGGCAACTGGACATTTTTCCGGGTAATGGCCAGTTTGTTTTTGCCGACCGCTGCGCCGTCAAGGGAAATTTTGATGCTCATCTGATCCAGGCTCAACGCGTTGATCAGGGGGCGTGCACCGCTAATCAAAAGCCTGGACCGGGAAGCCGAGGCATAAATAATATTCATTTTTTTGTCGGGCTTTATGAACTCAATTGGGACATCATAGTTTGCCAACGTCTCCATGCCCCTTGAAAAGCTCAGCCACAAACCTGTGGTACATAAAAGACAAACAACGGCCGCCACAAGCAACTCCCGGGTCTGCCGGCGCATTCTTTTTACCGGTTCAGGCCCGCCGGTATATTG
This window of the uncultured Desulfobacter sp. genome carries:
- a CDS encoding MBL fold metallo-hydrolase — its product is MRHIQKLRRITGPYNLNTYFLVCKKSRKAVIIDPGGKVEEIAGFIMENDIIPDKVLLTHGHADQFFSMEAFKKIAGIPYCLHEADDDFFKKPEIRSKMKRSLGLPPPYPADIRMKDGDTVDFGCCELSVIHTPGHTPGSVCLLCEDHLFTGDTLFVGEAGRTDLPGGNLNCLIDSIRVKILPLDKKTVILPAHHHTNDPPRSTLEQEMKTNIHITDFILDEF
- a CDS encoding class III extradiol ring-cleavage dioxygenase, which produces MTTPKADSAIIYIPHGGGPLPLLGHTGHDAMNAFLTELAAMLPKPEAVVVISAHWEGDPVMVTSHPTPELVYDYYGFPQKAYEIEYPAAGHPELAHKAVVLMEDAGIKVKAEDKRGFDHGVYIPLSLMLPEADIPCIQVSLCKGLDAERHLLMGQALRPLLEDSVWLLGSGFSFHNMRGFDLQAGPGSPSVPDPQNRAFQDWLKKICADENTSPEQHREKLLNWEQAPAARHCHPREEHLLPLMVCAGAAGYRSAQKVFDVKIMGRSSVCFFWPGTV